A section of the Oryzias latipes chromosome 8, ASM223467v1 genome encodes:
- the nudt1 gene encoding 7,8-dihydro-8-oxoguanine triphosphatase codes for MLSPKQLTLVLVVQPGKVLLGMKKRGFGVGKWNGFGGKVQPGETIEDAARRELQEESGLTVDVLHKIGNIKFEFVGETQLLDVHVFRADSFNGEPSESDEMRPQWFEWDKIPFNQMWADDKLWFPLMLQKKKFVGYFRFEGHDVILSHTLEEVQEL; via the exons ATGTTGAGCCCGAAGCAACTCACCCTGGTTCTGGTGGTCCAGCCGGGAAAAGTTCTGCTGGGAATGAAGAAGAGGGGGTTCGGAGTGGGCAAATGGAACGGTTTCGGTGGGAAAGTTCAGCCAGGAGAAACGATAGAGGATGCTGCTAGGAG GGAACTGCAGGAAGAGAGTGGCCTCACGGTGGACGTCCTGCACAAAATAGGAAATATCAAGTTTGAATTTGTCGGCGAAACGCAGCTGCTTGATGTCCACGTTTTCAGAGCCGACTCGTTCAACGGAGAACCCAGCGAATCAGATG AAATGAGGCCTCAGTGGTTTGAATGGGACAAAATTCCTTTCAATCAGATGTGGGCCGATGATAAACTTTGGTTCCCCCTGATGCTCCAGAAGAAGAAGTTTGTCGGATACTTCAGGTTCGAGGGTCACGATGTGATTCTCAGCCACACGCTGGAGGAGGTGCAGGAGCTCTGA